A DNA window from Hydrogenophaga taeniospiralis contains the following coding sequences:
- the tuf gene encoding elongation factor Tu, with product MAKEKFERTKPHVNVGTIGHVDHGKTTLTAAITTVLAAKFGGSAKAYDQIDAAPEEKARGITINTAHVEYETANRHYAHVDCPGHADYVKNMITGAAQMDGAVLVCSAADGPMPQTREHILLARQVGVPYIIVFLNKCDMVDDAELLELVEMEVRELLDKYDFPGDATPIIHGSAKLALEGDKGPLGEEAIMKLADALDTYIPTPERAVDGAFLMPVEDVFSISGRGTVVTGRIERGIIKVGEEIEIVGISTTQKTTCTGVEMFRKLLDQGQAGDNVGILLRGTKREDVQRGQVLCKPGSIKPHTHFTGEVYVLSKDEGGRHTPFFNNYRPQFYFRTTDVTGSIELPEGKEMVMPGDNVSITVKLIAPIAMEEGLRFAIREGGRTVGAGVVAKIIE from the coding sequence ATGGCAAAAGAGAAATTTGAGCGGACCAAGCCGCACGTGAACGTGGGCACCATTGGTCACGTTGACCACGGCAAGACCACGCTGACGGCGGCCATCACCACCGTGCTGGCGGCCAAGTTCGGCGGTTCGGCCAAGGCCTACGACCAGATCGACGCGGCGCCCGAGGAAAAAGCGCGCGGCATCACCATCAACACCGCCCACGTGGAATACGAAACGGCCAACCGCCACTACGCCCACGTCGACTGCCCCGGCCACGCCGACTACGTCAAGAACATGATCACCGGTGCCGCCCAGATGGACGGCGCCGTGCTGGTGTGCTCCGCCGCCGACGGCCCCATGCCCCAGACCCGCGAACACATCCTGCTGGCCCGCCAGGTCGGCGTGCCTTACATCATCGTGTTCCTGAACAAGTGCGACATGGTCGACGACGCCGAGCTGCTCGAACTCGTTGAAATGGAAGTGCGCGAACTCCTGGACAAGTACGACTTCCCCGGCGACGCCACCCCCATCATCCATGGTTCGGCCAAGCTCGCCCTCGAAGGCGACAAGGGTCCTCTGGGTGAAGAAGCCATCATGAAGCTGGCCGACGCCCTGGACACCTACATCCCCACGCCCGAGCGCGCGGTGGACGGTGCCTTCCTGATGCCCGTGGAAGACGTGTTCTCCATCTCCGGCCGCGGCACCGTCGTGACCGGTCGTATCGAGCGCGGCATCATCAAGGTCGGTGAAGAAATCGAAATCGTCGGCATCTCCACCACCCAGAAGACCACCTGCACCGGCGTGGAAATGTTCCGCAAGCTGCTCGACCAGGGTCAGGCCGGCGACAACGTCGGTATCCTGCTGCGCGGCACCAAGCGCGAAGATGTGCAGCGCGGCCAAGTGCTGTGCAAGCCCGGCTCCATCAAGCCGCACACCCACTTCACCGGTGAGGTCTACGTGCTGTCCAAGGACGAAGGCGGCCGTCACACCCCGTTCTTCAACAACTACCGCCCGCAGTTCTATTTCCGCACCACCGACGTGACCGGCTCCATCGAGCTGCCCGAAGGCAAGGAAATGGTCATGCCGGGTGACAACGTGTCGATCACGGTCAAGCTGATTGCCCCGATCGCCATGGAAGAAGGTCTGCGCTTCGCCATCCGTGAAGGCGGTCGCACCGTCGGCGCCGGCGTCGTCGCCAAGATCATCGAGTAA
- a CDS encoding uracil-DNA glycosylase, producing the protein MQGALDWGDSGVVLGDSARQLLLADPVRWPVSADWSPLVDDFWMSSTGQGLLGFLRQRLALGALIYPPRPLRALELTPLAQVRVVILGQDPYHGPGQAEGLAFSVPPGVKIPPSLRNMFKELQRDLGLPAPTHGSLVRWAQQGVLLLNTCLTVEDGQPASHAGQGWEVLTDAVIRRCSESGLPKVFLLWGAHAQKKLGLIDGARHLMLSANHPSPLSASRGPVPFIGSGHFGAVNRWLTAQGGPAIDW; encoded by the coding sequence ATGCAAGGCGCGCTGGATTGGGGCGATTCCGGGGTAGTCCTGGGCGATTCGGCTCGGCAATTGCTGTTGGCCGATCCGGTGCGCTGGCCGGTTTCGGCCGACTGGTCGCCCCTGGTCGACGACTTCTGGATGTCATCCACAGGACAGGGCTTGCTGGGCTTTTTGCGCCAGCGCCTGGCCTTGGGGGCTCTCATCTACCCGCCGCGACCACTGCGGGCGCTGGAGTTGACGCCGCTTGCGCAGGTCCGGGTCGTGATTCTGGGCCAGGACCCATACCACGGCCCTGGCCAGGCCGAGGGGCTGGCGTTTTCCGTGCCTCCGGGGGTGAAGATTCCGCCCAGCCTGCGCAACATGTTCAAGGAACTGCAGCGCGATCTGGGGCTGCCGGCGCCCACCCATGGTTCGCTGGTGCGCTGGGCACAACAAGGGGTGCTGCTGCTCAACACCTGCCTGACGGTGGAAGACGGTCAGCCCGCCAGCCACGCCGGGCAGGGCTGGGAGGTGCTGACCGACGCGGTCATCCGTCGTTGCAGCGAGTCCGGGCTGCCCAAGGTGTTTCTGCTCTGGGGCGCACACGCCCAGAAGAAGCTGGGTCTGATCGATGGGGCCCGCCACTTGATGCTGTCCGCCAACCACCCTTCGCCTTTGTCCGCCAGCCGGGGCCCTGTACCGTTCATCGGATCCGGCCATTTTGGTGCCGTGAACCGCTGGCTGACCGCCCAAGGCGGACCGGCGATTGATTGGTGA
- the trpC gene encoding indole-3-glycerol phosphate synthase TrpC — MSDILNKIVAVKHEEIAAARQKKPLDVVRFDAESRVLTRDFEGALRAKIAASQAAVIAEIKKASPSKGVLREEFIPADIAQSYAEGNGKVSAACLSVLTDRQFFQGSADYLKQARASCDLPVLRKDFMVDPYQIYEARAMGADAILLIAACLDDAQMADLEALAQGLNMAVLVEVHDRDELQRALKLRTPLVGINNRNLRTFDVTLQTTLDMLPDVPSDRLLVTESGILGREDVMKMRAAGVHAFLVGEAFMRAPEPGLALAELFA; from the coding sequence ATGAGTGACATCCTCAACAAGATCGTGGCCGTCAAGCACGAGGAAATCGCCGCCGCGCGCCAGAAGAAGCCGCTGGACGTGGTGCGCTTCGACGCCGAAAGCCGGGTGCTGACGCGCGACTTCGAGGGCGCGCTGCGCGCCAAGATCGCCGCAAGCCAGGCCGCGGTGATCGCCGAAATCAAGAAGGCCAGCCCGAGCAAGGGCGTGTTGCGCGAAGAGTTCATCCCGGCCGACATTGCCCAGAGCTACGCCGAAGGCAACGGCAAGGTCAGCGCCGCCTGCCTGTCGGTGTTGACCGACCGCCAGTTTTTCCAGGGCAGCGCCGACTACCTGAAGCAGGCCCGCGCCAGCTGCGACCTGCCGGTGCTGCGCAAGGACTTCATGGTGGACCCGTACCAGATCTACGAAGCCCGCGCCATGGGGGCCGATGCCATCCTGCTGATCGCGGCCTGCCTGGACGACGCGCAGATGGCCGATCTGGAAGCGCTGGCGCAGGGGCTGAACATGGCGGTGCTGGTCGAGGTGCACGATCGCGACGAACTGCAGCGTGCGCTCAAGCTCAGAACCCCGCTGGTGGGCATCAACAACCGCAACCTGCGGACCTTCGACGTCACGCTGCAGACCACGCTGGACATGCTGCCCGATGTGCCGTCCGACCGCCTGCTGGTTACCGAGTCGGGCATCCTGGGGCGTGAGGATGTGATGAAAATGCGCGCCGCTGGCGTGCACGCCTTCCTGGTTGGCGAGGCCTTCATGCGGGCGCCCGAGCCGGGCCTGGCGCTGGCCGAGCTGTTTGCCTGA
- the trpD gene encoding anthranilate phosphoribosyltransferase yields the protein MPHSHKITPQEALQRTIEHREIFHDEMLHLMRLIMSGEMSPVMMAALITGLRVKKETIGEITAAAQVMREFSTKVNVADKTHLVDIVGTGGDGSHTFNISTCSMFVAAAAGAKVSKHGGRSVSSKSGSADVLESLGVNINLPPDAIARCIEEVGVGFMFAPNHHPAMKNVAPVRRELGIKTIFNILGPLTNPASAPNILMGVFHPDLVGIQVRALQRLGADHAVVVYGRDGMDEVSLGAATMVGELKNGEITEYEIHPEDFGLTMASSRALRVETPEDSKAMLLGVLDRRDEPALKAARDIVALNAGAALYAANVCDDMGQGIALARRTIESGAAAAKLAELQAFTQTATAGTGP from the coding sequence ATGCCCCACAGCCACAAGATCACCCCGCAGGAGGCCCTGCAGCGCACCATCGAGCATCGCGAAATCTTCCACGACGAGATGCTGCACCTGATGCGCCTGATCATGAGCGGTGAGATGTCGCCGGTCATGATGGCCGCGCTCATCACCGGCCTGCGCGTGAAGAAGGAGACCATCGGCGAGATCACCGCGGCCGCGCAGGTGATGCGCGAGTTCTCCACCAAGGTGAACGTGGCCGACAAGACGCACCTGGTGGACATCGTGGGCACCGGCGGCGACGGCTCGCACACCTTCAACATCTCCACCTGCTCCATGTTCGTGGCCGCGGCCGCGGGCGCCAAGGTCAGCAAGCACGGTGGGCGCAGCGTGTCCAGCAAGAGCGGCAGCGCCGATGTGCTGGAGAGCCTGGGCGTCAACATCAACCTGCCGCCCGATGCCATCGCGCGCTGTATTGAGGAGGTGGGCGTGGGTTTCATGTTCGCGCCCAACCACCATCCGGCCATGAAGAACGTGGCGCCGGTGCGCCGCGAGCTGGGCATCAAGACCATCTTCAACATCCTCGGGCCGCTCACCAACCCCGCCTCGGCGCCGAACATTCTCATGGGCGTGTTCCACCCCGATCTGGTGGGCATCCAGGTGCGTGCGTTGCAGCGCCTGGGCGCCGACCATGCCGTGGTGGTCTATGGCCGCGATGGCATGGACGAGGTCTCGCTGGGCGCCGCCACCATGGTGGGGGAGCTGAAGAACGGCGAGATCACCGAATACGAAATCCACCCCGAGGACTTTGGCCTCACCATGGCGAGCAGCCGCGCGCTGCGCGTGGAGACGCCCGAAGACTCCAAGGCCATGCTGCTGGGCGTGCTGGACCGCCGCGATGAGCCTGCGCTCAAGGCGGCGCGCGACATCGTGGCGCTCAACGCCGGCGCGGCGCTGTACGCTGCCAACGTCTGCGACGACATGGGGCAGGGCATTGCCCTGGCACGGCGCACCATCGAATCGGGCGCCGCGGCCGCCAAGCTGGCCGAGTTGCAGGCCTTCACCCAGACCGCGACCGCCGGCACCGGCCCCTGA
- a CDS encoding LysE family translocator, with protein MPDTSQLLLFIAAGWLLNLTPGPDVLYVVTHSLRSGARAGIVAGLGITAGCFVHIVAAALGVGALLAASATAFNLLKWAGAAYLLYVGVKLLHSRASGGPLDADTLTGAPLVSVDLRRVFSGGFWTNVLNPKVAIFFLAFVPQFIAPNVEHTTWVFLALGTLFNVNAIPVNIGWALAAAWMARRARAVRRTMHWLDRAAGVMFVGFGLKLAMSDNPSR; from the coding sequence ATGCCCGACACTTCGCAACTCCTGCTGTTCATCGCTGCGGGTTGGCTGCTCAACCTCACGCCCGGCCCCGATGTGCTGTACGTCGTCACGCACTCGCTGCGCAGCGGGGCGCGTGCGGGCATCGTGGCCGGACTCGGTATCACGGCGGGCTGTTTCGTTCACATCGTTGCGGCGGCCTTGGGCGTGGGCGCCTTGTTGGCGGCATCGGCCACGGCCTTCAACCTGCTCAAGTGGGCCGGTGCGGCGTATCTGCTGTATGTGGGCGTGAAGCTGCTGCACTCGCGGGCGAGCGGCGGCCCACTGGACGCCGATACCCTGACGGGTGCGCCGCTGGTGTCCGTCGATCTGCGACGCGTGTTCAGCGGGGGCTTCTGGACCAACGTGCTCAACCCCAAAGTGGCCATCTTTTTCCTGGCCTTCGTGCCGCAGTTCATCGCCCCCAACGTCGAGCACACGACCTGGGTGTTTCTGGCGCTGGGCACGCTGTTCAATGTCAACGCCATTCCCGTCAACATCGGCTGGGCGCTGGCTGCCGCCTGGATGGCCCGTCGCGCCCGCGCTGTTCGGCGCACCATGCACTGGCTGGACCGCGCCGCGGGTGTCATGTTCGTCGGCTTTGGCCTCAAACTGGCCATGTCGGACAATCCTTCTCGCTAA
- the ltaE gene encoding low-specificity L-threonine aldolase, giving the protein MKIVDLRSDTVTQPTAAMRAAMMAAPLGDDVFGDDPTVNALQERIAALTGKEAALFMPSGTQSNLCGILAHCGRGDEYIVGQLAHTYRYEGGGAAVFGSVQPQPLTQDPQGRMALADIAAAIKPDDPHFARTRLLCLENTWNGHVMPDDYLQGATQLARAHGLATHLDGARVFNASVASAATGQGAFDRLREIADQFDSLSVCFSKGLGAPVGSALCGSQALIQSARRIRKMAGGGLRQAGLLAACALHALDHHVDRLADDHANARRLADGLRGIDGLTVKSAQTNIVFVDVADGRGPALLDFLKANGVLATGLIGLRFVTHLDVDAAGIDHTIATVRRFFAEAPAGEASASRSGPY; this is encoded by the coding sequence ATGAAAATCGTTGATCTCAGAAGCGACACCGTCACGCAACCGACCGCCGCCATGCGCGCGGCCATGATGGCCGCCCCGTTGGGCGACGACGTGTTCGGTGACGACCCGACGGTCAACGCGCTGCAGGAGCGCATCGCGGCCCTCACCGGCAAGGAAGCCGCGCTCTTCATGCCCTCGGGCACGCAGAGCAACCTCTGCGGCATCCTGGCGCACTGTGGCCGGGGTGACGAATACATCGTGGGCCAACTGGCCCACACCTACCGCTACGAGGGCGGCGGTGCCGCGGTCTTCGGCAGCGTGCAGCCGCAGCCGCTGACGCAGGATCCGCAGGGCCGCATGGCGTTGGCCGACATCGCTGCCGCCATCAAGCCGGACGACCCGCATTTCGCGCGCACCCGCCTGCTGTGTCTGGAAAATACCTGGAACGGCCATGTGATGCCCGACGACTACCTGCAGGGGGCGACGCAGCTGGCGCGCGCGCACGGGCTGGCCACGCATCTGGACGGCGCGCGGGTGTTCAACGCTTCCGTCGCCTCGGCCGCGACGGGGCAGGGCGCCTTCGATCGCCTGCGCGAGATCGCCGATCAGTTCGACAGCCTCTCGGTCTGCTTCAGCAAGGGCCTGGGTGCACCGGTGGGCTCCGCGCTGTGTGGTTCGCAGGCGCTGATCCAGAGCGCCCGCCGCATCCGCAAGATGGCCGGCGGCGGCCTGCGTCAGGCCGGGCTGCTGGCCGCCTGCGCCTTGCACGCGCTGGACCACCATGTGGACCGGCTCGCCGACGACCACGCCAACGCCCGCAGACTGGCCGATGGCCTGCGCGGGATCGACGGCCTGACGGTGAAGTCGGCCCAGACCAACATCGTCTTTGTCGACGTGGCCGATGGCCGTGGCCCGGCGCTGCTGGATTTTCTGAAAGCGAACGGCGTGCTCGCCACCGGTCTGATCGGCCTGCGTTTCGTGACCCACCTGGACGTGGACGCGGCTGGCATCGATCACACCATCGCCACGGTGCGTCGCTTCTTTGCCGAGGCGCCTGCAGGTGAGGCGAGCGCCTCTCGCTCCGGCCCTTACTGA
- a CDS encoding anthranilate synthase component II, with translation MSKPIQLLMVDNYDSFTYNIVQYFGELGADVTVVRNDEITVDEIQRRVDAGQVNRLVISPGPCSPAEAGISVAAIQHFAGKLPILGVCLGHQSIGAAFGGKIIRAQELMHGKTSVITTTQEGVFANLPERFIVNRYHSLAIERESCPDCLRVTAWTPDGEIMGVKHKTLAIEGVQFHPESILTEHGHAMLKNFLEQA, from the coding sequence ATGAGCAAACCTATTCAACTCCTGATGGTCGACAACTACGACTCCTTCACCTACAACATCGTGCAGTACTTCGGTGAACTCGGCGCCGACGTGACCGTGGTGCGCAACGATGAGATCACGGTCGACGAGATCCAGCGCCGTGTGGACGCGGGGCAGGTCAACCGCCTCGTGATCTCGCCCGGCCCCTGCTCGCCGGCCGAAGCCGGCATCTCGGTGGCAGCGATCCAGCACTTCGCCGGCAAGCTGCCCATCCTCGGCGTGTGCCTGGGCCACCAGAGCATCGGCGCGGCCTTTGGCGGCAAGATCATCCGGGCACAGGAGCTGATGCACGGCAAGACCAGCGTCATCACCACCACGCAGGAAGGTGTGTTCGCGAACCTGCCGGAGCGGTTCATCGTCAACCGCTACCACTCGCTGGCGATTGAGCGCGAGAGCTGCCCCGACTGCCTGAGGGTCACGGCCTGGACACCGGACGGCGAGATCATGGGCGTGAAGCACAAGACCCTGGCCATCGAAGGCGTGCAGTTCCACCCGGAGAGCATCCTCACCGAGCATGGACACGCCATGCTCAAGAACTTTTTAGAGCAAGCATGA